The following coding sequences lie in one Trypanosoma brucei gambiense DAL972 chromosome 7, complete sequence genomic window:
- a CDS encoding regulator of chromosome condensation, putative: MHEPREVVPLERAFLDVPDVSEDVHWLLRRFVNEDGVVLGWGLCRNGELGTGTRNNVITPFIIGGLDKPIRIGCSSMTSVWLGVRGAVLTMGGGMWGELGVPDPQVMPLLSCTEHGVPISTAQIDLRQFNWNEMIVDVKGGHAFFAALSSKGEVWGANDYAQCTPEVRGACCATPRKRRVAAERIVEVACGNYTVLALSERGEVYGWGYTLLLGEEESTWKTLPPNHLKRVIVDGEERGTVVQPVKIRSLSSKSISHIRMGPWHAFAFSSEGRAYSWGLGEGGRLGHGDEENVSLPKEVKGLKSAVVEVACGSFHTCLVTSSGLAYACGDNQGGQCGVPGEVIVTTFRQLDLPLRHKVISASCGRHHTLLLLETGEVVAYGTGLGVGVGLGHGLRMIRGVPIMDNYISLWLTSGSCHNFSLSLPKNLSMLILGLPHRGVHSAISVIGVKEGLLTAALGQGFSIILNRRGVCYAMGMGGWGQLGIDLSKVRDFTHDRVPVVRHATKITSLSSSAIVQVSAGICFSAALSDTQRVFTWGSNVYGQCGLGVSPIENPRIAEPQEIGWLADKMIVQVACGCFFALALSATGCVYSWGNIECCGVGDLPLPPEIPDNLVMESLGNDSTASILMPVEVPSLSNIVAVAAGAWHAMALNAAGEIYAWGIGACGRLGYGGEDDRITPVKVLLSAFATKIGCGPFGSYAITDEGKLYVWGANGRAQLSATGSRILLPTHVLDDVMEATLGKYFALVLTRSREFRFSGVMEHQKGVYVSESFNDLRNIPPELSRDNLSMEGCQGVRVFAGVEHAIVLVEKDPLPPAVVTELHYTLRDRPAQIIRRSAR, encoded by the exons ATGCACGAACCTCGTGAAGTAGTTCCTCTGGAGCGCGCTTTCCTGGACGTTCCCGACGTCTCGGAGGACGTACATTGGCTTTTGCGCCGGTTCGTCAACGAAGACGGTGTCGTCTTGGGTTGGGGCCTTTGTCGCAACGGTGAACTGGGGACGGGTACTCGGAACAACGTCATTACGCCGTTTATCATTGGTGGTTTGGATAAACCGATTCGCATAGGATGCTCCTCCATGACCTCCGTGTGGCTAGGCGTCCGCGGTGCTGTCCTTACAATGGGTGGTGGCATGTGGGGTGAACTTGGCGTTCCGGACCCACAGGTGATGCCACTTCTCTCCTGCACTGAACATGGCGTGCCTATTTCGACCGCACAAATTGATCTCCGGCAATTCAATTGGAATGAGATGATTGTGGACGTCAAGGGAGGGCATGCATTTTTTGCTGCACTTTCTAGCAAAGGGGAGGT GTGGGGGGCAAACGATTACGCCCAATGTACTCCTGAGGTAAGGGGAGCGTGCTGTGCAACACCACGCAAACGCCGTGTGGCGGCTGAGAGAATTGTGGAGGTTGCTTGCGGCAACTATACCGTTTTGGCCCTTTCAGAGCGTGGTGAAGTATACGGCTGGGGCTACACCCTTCTCCTTGGCGAGGAGGAATCGACGTGGAAGACGTTGCCCCCGAATCATTTGAAAAGAGTGATTGTGGATGGCGAAGAGAGGGGTACCGTCGTGCAACCTGTTAAAATTCGTTCGTTGAGTTCCAAGTCGATAAGCCACATACGGATGGGACCGTGGCATGCCTTTGCGTTTAGCAGTGAAGGCCGTGCTTATAGCTGGGGTCTAGGGGAGGGTGGCCGACTGGGGCACGGTGACGAGGAAAACGTCAGCTTACCAAAGGAAGTCAAGGGGCTTAAATCAGCTGTGGTTGAGGTTGCGTGCGGCAGTTTCCACACATGTTTGGTAACCTCCAGCGGCCTCGCGTACGCCTGTGGAGATAACCAAGGCGGCCAATGCGGAGTCCCCGGTGAAGTCATAGTTACAACCTTTCGTCAACTCGACCTTCCACTACGCCATAAGGTGATATCGGCGTCGTGTGGGCGACACCATACGTTGCTGCTTTTAGAAACGGGAGAAGTCGTAGCATACGGAACGGGGTTGGGCGTTGGTGTAGGACTGGGGCACGGCTTGCGGATGATACGAGGTGTTCCCATCATGGACAACTACATATCACTATGGCTGACAAGTGGGTCGTGCCACAACTTCTCCCTTAGCTTACCCAAGAACCTTTCCATGCTTATACTAGGGCTGCCACACCGGGGGGTTCACAGTGCGATTTCAGTCATTGGGGTAAAGGAGGGACTCTTAACTGCTGCTTTGGGACAGGGCTTTTCCATCATATTGAATAGACGCGGCGTGTGTTATGCAATGGGAATGGGTGGATGGGGACAACTCGGCATTGACCTCAGTAAAGTGCGGGATTTCACTCACGATAGGGTGCCCGTTGTGCGGCATGCCACCAAAATAACCAGTCTTAGTTCCTCAGCGATCGTGCAAGTTAGCGCCGGGATTTGCTTCTCGGCGGCACTCAGCGATACCCAGCGTGTCTTTACGTGGGGAAGCAACGTGTACGGTCAGTGTGGACTCGGTGTTAGTCCTATAGAGAAcccacgcattgctgaacctCAAGAAATTGGATGGCTTGCCGATAAGATGATCGTCCAAGTGGCGTgtggttgtttttttgctctggCGCTGAGTGCAACTGGTTGCGTTTACAGCTGGGGCAACATTGAGTGTTGTGGCGTGGGCGACTTGCCGCTGCCACCGGAGATACCAGACAACCTTGTAATGGAGTCGTTAGGAAACGATAGCACTGCCAGTATCCTTATGCCAGTGGAAGTGCCAAGTCTTTCCAACATCGTAGCCGTGGCAGCTGGGGCTTGGCATGCAATGGCGTTGAACGCTGCGGGGGAAATTTACGCATGGGGCATTGGTGCTTGTGGACGACTTGGTTACGGTGGAGAAGATGACCGCATCACTCCTGTGAAGGTGTTGCTTTCCGCTTTCGCTACAAAAattggatgcggaccctttGGGAGTTACGCCATCACCGATGAAGGCAAGCTGTATGTGTGGGGCGCCAATGGAAGGGCTCAGCTTTCTGCTACAGGAAGCCGCATTCTCCTTCCAACGCATGTGCTCGATGATGTGATGGAGGCCACATTGGGGAAGTATTTTGCCCTTGTACTCACTCGCTCCCGTGAGTTCAGGTTTTCCGGCGTGATGGAGCACCAGAAGGGCGTGTACGTCAGCGAGTCGTTTAACGACCTGAGGAATATACCTCCAGAGTTATCCAGGGACAACCTGTCGATGGAAGGATGCCAAGGCGTACGAGTGTTTGCCGGGGTGGAGCATGCAATTGTGCTCGTGGAAAAGGACCCGCTACCACCAGCTGTGGTTACTGAGCTGCACTACACGTTGCGGGATCGGCCGGCGCAAATTATCAGGCGAAGTGCCCGTTAG
- a CDS encoding protein disulfide isomerase, putative: protein MTPFSCRKTSLLKAICIFAYFASAAHANEPDAALEGVADLTSSNFDSSVGKDVAALVEFYAPWCGHCKNLVPEFAKLGRAAAGAKDKVLIAKVDATAQKDLATRFEVNGYPTILFFPAGSQKPEKYSEGREAKAFVSYLNNQIKGLNLFLPREHKYVMALDQSNFDKVALDEGKDAFVLFYAPWCGHCKRLHPSFESLAKVYQNEKDLIIANVDADDKSNSEVTKRYKVEGYPTLVFFPKGNKGNPVNYEEGRTLDDMIKFVNERTGKKRTSSGDFDKTVGVDETVTNLMKEMAQSSKNKEERERLLAQIQQAVSPKALGEGAMHYIRIATNVLENGHEYISKEHERVGRLLKGSLTGAKRDSLTIRFNILSAIKGE from the coding sequence ATGACCCCGTTTTCATGTCGCAAAACCAGCCTGTTGAAAGCCATTTGCATCTTTGCTTATTTTGCATCTGCAGCGCATGCTAACGAACCGGATGCGGCGCTGGAGGGTGTTGCAGACCTCACCAGCAGTAACTTTGACAGTAGTGTGGGAAAGGATGTGGCAGCGCTGGTGGAGTTTTACGCGCCATGGTGTGGACACTGCAAAAACCTCGTACCGGAGTTTGCCAAACTCGGCCGCGCCGCCGCTGGGGCCAAGGATAAAGTTCTCATTGCTAAAGTGGATGCCACAGCCCAAAAGGACCTCGCAACTCGCTTTGAGGTGAATGGGTACCCAaccattctcttctttcctgcTGGCTCGCAGAAGCCGGAGAAATACAGCGAGGGTCGCGAGGCGAAGGCGTTTGTTTCGTACCTTAACAATCAAATAAAGGGCTTgaacctttttcttccccgtgAACACAAATACGTGATGGCGCTGGACCAATCCAACTTTGACAAAGTGGCACTGGACGAAGGGAAAGAtgcgtttgttttattttacgcCCCCTGGTGTGGACACTGCAAGCGCCTCCATCCCTCGTTTGAGAGTCTCGCGAAGGTGTACCAAAACGAAAAGGACCTCATCATTGCTAATGTCGACGCTGATGACAAGAGCAACTCTGAGGTGACGAAGCGCTACAAGGTGGAGGGCTACCCCACTctcgttttctttccaaAAGGAAATAAGGGCAACCCGGTGAACTATGAGGAGGGACGAACCTTAGACGATATGATCAAGTTCGTCAATGAGCGAACGGGGAAAAAACGCACCAGCAGCGGTGATTTTGACAAAACTGTTGGTGTCGATGAAACCGTCACGAACCTCATGAAGGAGATGGCACAGTCAAGCAAGAACAAGGAGGAGAGGGAACGCCTCCTCGCGCAGATTCAGCAAGCCGTCTCCCCCAAAGCTCTAGGCGAGGGTGCCATGCACTACATCCGTATTGCTACTAATGTCCTTGAGAATGGTCATGAGTATATTAGCAAGGAACACGAGCGTGTCGGCCGTCTTCTGAAGGGAAGTCTGACAGGCGCGAAGAGGGATTCGTTGACGATCCGATTCAACATTCTTTCGGCAATCAAAGGTGAGTAA